One genomic region from Paramicrobacterium agarici encodes:
- a CDS encoding MFS transporter yields the protein MFRSLSSFNYRIWFIGALVSNIGAWMQATTQDWVVLVDLTDNDALAVGTTMALQFGPQLLMVPISGYIADHFDRRKILMCTQSALMLLAAGLGILLLTGVAELWHVFVFAFTLGVVNAIDTPARQVFVSDLVGQENMANAVSLNSASFNTARLIGPAVAGILIALVGSGWVFMINAVSFLAVLTVLISLRVSELHRSPRATGSPIKNIVEGFLYVRARPDLTVIFVIVFIMGAFGMNFPIVASTMAVEFGRGASEYGALSSILAIGSLTGALLAARRARPQMRIVIVAAGLFGTASTVSGIMPTYISFAISMILVGFSTVTLLTTANSYVQTTSDPIIRGRVMALYAAILMGSTPVGSPIVGWVANAFGARWTLGVGAMAGFAACAVGLGWLIVSRKLRLHRDPESRWRLVVTHFGKPMPGAAPSSLGRMGLTTPIQVVHGENGEREYLDVHGKAFVPASTSEPDAAPRRPDTKPLPVPDDARSETATNDDAGSREPCAETASVGLPQSAPQAVPFIEPETLTGQIRVQYLDDDGEDRTAPRP from the coding sequence ATGTTCCGCTCGCTGTCGAGCTTCAACTACCGCATCTGGTTCATCGGAGCCCTCGTGTCGAACATCGGCGCGTGGATGCAGGCGACGACGCAGGACTGGGTCGTTCTCGTCGATCTGACCGACAACGATGCCCTCGCGGTGGGAACGACAATGGCTCTGCAGTTCGGACCTCAGCTGCTGATGGTGCCGATCTCGGGATATATCGCCGACCACTTCGACAGGCGCAAGATCCTTATGTGCACCCAATCGGCGCTCATGCTGCTCGCGGCGGGCCTCGGCATCCTTCTGCTCACCGGGGTGGCGGAGCTGTGGCATGTGTTCGTCTTCGCGTTCACGCTCGGCGTCGTCAACGCGATCGACACTCCAGCGCGGCAGGTGTTCGTGTCCGACCTGGTCGGTCAAGAGAACATGGCGAACGCGGTGTCGCTCAACTCGGCATCCTTCAACACAGCGCGCCTCATCGGACCGGCGGTCGCCGGCATCCTGATCGCACTCGTCGGCTCGGGCTGGGTCTTCATGATCAACGCCGTGTCGTTTCTCGCGGTGCTCACCGTGCTCATCAGCCTGCGCGTCAGCGAACTGCACCGCAGCCCGCGCGCGACGGGGAGCCCCATTAAGAACATCGTCGAGGGCTTCTTGTATGTGAGAGCTCGCCCCGACCTGACGGTAATCTTCGTGATCGTGTTCATCATGGGCGCGTTCGGCATGAACTTTCCCATCGTCGCCTCGACGATGGCCGTCGAGTTCGGGCGCGGCGCGAGCGAGTACGGTGCGCTGTCATCGATCCTCGCGATCGGGTCGCTCACGGGAGCGCTGCTCGCGGCACGCCGCGCGAGACCGCAGATGCGCATCGTCATCGTGGCGGCGGGGCTGTTTGGCACAGCATCCACCGTCTCGGGCATTATGCCCACCTACATATCGTTCGCGATCTCAATGATTCTCGTGGGCTTCTCGACCGTGACGCTGCTGACCACGGCGAACAGCTACGTGCAAACGACGTCGGACCCGATCATTCGTGGGCGGGTCATGGCGTTGTATGCGGCGATTCTGATGGGCTCGACGCCCGTGGGCTCGCCGATCGTCGGTTGGGTGGCGAACGCGTTCGGTGCGCGGTGGACGCTCGGGGTCGGCGCCATGGCGGGGTTTGCCGCGTGCGCCGTCGGGCTCGGATGGCTGATCGTCTCGCGCAAGCTGCGGCTTCACCGCGACCCGGAGTCTCGCTGGCGACTCGTCGTCACGCACTTCGGCAAGCCCATGCCTGGCGCCGCGCCATCGAGCTTGGGCCGCATGGGCCTCACCACGCCGATTCAGGTTGTGCACGGCGAAAACGGCGAGCGCGAGTACCTCGACGTGCACGGCAAGGCGTTCGTGCCCGCGAGTACGTCAGAACCGGATGCTGCGCCGCGACGCCCTGACACCAAGCCGTTGCCGGTGCCCGACGACGCGCGCTCCGAGACGGCGACGAACGACGATGCTGGCTCCCGCGAACCGTGCGCTGAGACCGCGAGCGTCGGTCTCCCGCAGTCGGCGCCGCAGGCCGTTCCGTTCATTGAGCCCGAGACGCTGACGGGGCAGATTCGAGTGCAGTACCTCGACGATGATGGCGAAGACCGCACAGCGCCGCGCCCCTGA
- a CDS encoding type III polyketide synthase yields the protein MTISIASLATRTPDTVLHQPTVRDVFASQPDVSRLAQRLISTSFDQSGIETRRSAIVEFDESLDVEHPVFYDREAGLLLSPGTEARNDLYTEAAGKLFVDTARDATANLDTDTITHVITVSCTGFFAPGPDYLIARELGLRPNVQRYNLGFMGCYASMPALRLAQQLCAADPDAVVLVVSVELCTLHVRASNDPDQIIASSLFADGAAAAVVHTGSGLASLDAFDTRVTPTGEEAMAWTIGDEGFLMVLSSYVPHIIGEHITGALDGLIDDTTPRDITHWALHPGGRSIVDRVEAALELDPAQLSASRAVLREFGNMSSATVLFVLERILADAEAGDSVCALAFGPGLTVESALLTVQ from the coding sequence ATGACCATCTCGATTGCCTCGCTGGCCACGCGCACTCCCGACACCGTCCTGCACCAGCCGACCGTTCGAGACGTCTTCGCCTCGCAGCCCGATGTCAGCAGGCTCGCCCAGCGTCTGATCTCGACGAGCTTCGATCAATCGGGCATCGAGACGCGTCGCTCGGCGATCGTGGAGTTCGACGAGTCGCTTGATGTCGAGCATCCGGTCTTCTACGATCGCGAAGCGGGGCTGCTGCTCTCGCCTGGCACCGAGGCGCGCAACGACCTGTATACCGAGGCCGCGGGAAAGCTTTTCGTCGATACCGCGCGCGACGCCACAGCAAACCTCGACACCGACACGATCACGCACGTCATCACGGTGTCGTGCACGGGGTTCTTCGCGCCAGGACCTGACTACCTGATCGCCCGCGAGCTCGGCCTCCGACCGAACGTGCAGCGCTACAACCTCGGGTTCATGGGATGCTACGCGTCAATGCCCGCGCTTCGGCTCGCTCAGCAGCTGTGCGCCGCCGACCCCGACGCCGTCGTGCTCGTCGTGAGCGTCGAGCTCTGCACGCTGCACGTGCGCGCGTCGAACGACCCCGACCAGATCATCGCGTCGTCGCTCTTCGCCGACGGCGCGGCGGCCGCGGTCGTGCACACCGGGTCGGGACTCGCGAGCCTCGATGCGTTCGACACGCGCGTGACGCCGACCGGCGAAGAGGCCATGGCCTGGACCATCGGAGACGAGGGCTTTCTCATGGTGCTGTCGAGTTACGTGCCGCATATCATCGGCGAACACATCACGGGCGCTCTCGACGGGCTCATCGACGACACGACGCCTCGCGACATCACACACTGGGCGCTGCATCCCGGTGGCCGCAGCATCGTCGACCGTGTCGAGGCCGCGCTTGAGCTCGACCCGGCCCAGCTTTCGGCGTCGCGCGCCGTGCTGCGCGAGTTCGGCAACATGAGCAGTGCGACCGTGCTGTTCGTGCTCGAGCGCATTCTCGCCGACGCCGAGGCCGGCGACAGCGTATGCGCCCTCGCGTTCGGGCCGGGACTCACGGTGGAATCCGCGCTGCTCACGGTGCAGTGA
- a CDS encoding methyltransferase domain-containing protein encodes MVELDRRDSALRERMDDPDCDPARLRRTYRRFDIVNRLVAGWRHTYIERLRPRLAASSNARLLDVGCGAGDVTRAIERWARRDGLSLEVTGVDPDPVAIKSAEDAAGRHRSHARFLRTRAADLDEQFDVVISNHVLHHIADLPGFLDETLGCCARDGLVVHSDIERSRFAYLGFSALAAPLTPGTFIREDGLLSIRRSYTAPELRAASPEGWLVDSQAPSRLLLHREAHSA; translated from the coding sequence ATGGTGGAGCTTGACCGCCGCGATTCTGCCTTGCGCGAGCGCATGGACGACCCCGATTGCGACCCCGCGAGACTGCGGCGCACCTACCGCCGCTTCGACATCGTCAATCGCCTCGTCGCGGGGTGGCGACACACGTATATCGAGCGCCTGCGTCCGCGCCTCGCGGCGTCGAGCAACGCTCGGCTGCTCGATGTGGGCTGCGGTGCTGGCGACGTCACGCGCGCGATCGAGCGCTGGGCACGGCGTGACGGATTGTCGCTCGAGGTCACCGGAGTCGATCCCGATCCTGTGGCGATCAAGTCGGCAGAGGATGCTGCAGGGCGACACCGCTCTCACGCGCGATTTCTCCGCACGCGCGCCGCTGACCTCGACGAGCAGTTCGACGTGGTCATCTCGAACCACGTTCTGCACCACATCGCTGATCTGCCCGGCTTTCTCGACGAGACACTCGGATGCTGCGCGCGCGACGGCCTCGTCGTTCACAGCGATATCGAGCGATCACGCTTCGCCTACCTCGGGTTCAGCGCCCTCGCGGCGCCCCTGACGCCCGGCACGTTCATTCGCGAAGACGGGCTACTGTCGATCCGACGCAGCTATACAGCGCCCGAGCTTCGAGCAGCATCGCCCGAGGGGTGGCTCGTCGACAGCCAGGCTCCGAGCCGGCTGCTGCTGCACCGGGAGGCGCACAGTGCCTGA